A window of the Polaribacter sp. HaHaR_3_91 genome harbors these coding sequences:
- a CDS encoding bifunctional UDP-sugar hydrolase/5'-nucleotidase has translation MKRRDFIKRTGAFSTMALVGGITLPSFIAKKQRHITILHTNDTHSHIEPFKANHNRFPNGGGVARRATLIEQIRKENENTLLLDAGDIFQGTPYFNYFGGELEFKLMSILKYDVATIGNHDFDNSIEGLYKQLPNAKFDFVSANYDFKNTVLDTHVKPYKILHKDGLKIGVFGLGIELEGLVGKKMYKETGYLNPIEITQDITRQLKQEEQCDLIICLSHLGYYYKSNPDKVSDLTLAKATKDIDLIIGGHTHIFLPKPTIVKNADGKNTLVNQVGAYGVNLGRIDFYFDEDANKTAKGTTILV, from the coding sequence ATGAAAAGAAGAGATTTTATAAAACGTACAGGAGCCTTTTCTACTATGGCCTTAGTTGGTGGTATTACATTACCGTCTTTTATTGCAAAAAAACAAAGACATATTACTATTTTACACACCAATGATACGCACAGTCATATAGAACCTTTTAAAGCCAACCACAACAGATTTCCGAATGGAGGAGGAGTAGCAAGACGCGCTACCTTGATAGAACAAATACGAAAAGAAAATGAAAACACCTTGTTATTAGATGCTGGTGATATTTTTCAAGGAACGCCTTATTTTAATTATTTTGGAGGAGAATTGGAGTTTAAGTTGATGAGTATCTTAAAATATGATGTCGCTACAATTGGTAATCATGATTTTGACAATTCTATAGAAGGATTGTACAAACAATTACCAAACGCTAAGTTCGATTTTGTTTCTGCCAATTACGATTTTAAAAATACAGTGTTAGATACGCATGTGAAACCTTATAAAATACTGCATAAAGACGGACTTAAAATAGGTGTTTTTGGTTTGGGGATTGAGTTAGAAGGTTTGGTAGGTAAGAAGATGTACAAAGAAACCGGTTATTTAAATCCGATTGAAATTACACAAGATATTACACGTCAATTAAAGCAAGAAGAACAATGCGATTTGATTATTTGTTTATCGCATTTAGGATATTATTATAAAAGCAATCCAGATAAAGTTTCAGATTTAACACTAGCGAAGGCTACTAAAGACATCGATTTAATTATTGGCGGTCATACCCATATTTTTTTACCAAAACCAACCATTGTAAAAAATGCAGACGGAAAAAATACTTTGGTCAACCAAGTAGGAGCTTATGGTGTAAACTTAGGACGTATTGATTTTTATTTTGATGAAGATGCAAATAAAACTGCAAAAGGAACTACTATTTTGGTGTAA
- a CDS encoding ABC transporter permease, with amino-acid sequence MKIWSISLHNIKSKPLYTFLSVFILTLSIALLIGIQQLKNAFKNQIENNVGNIDLVIGAKGSPLQLVLASILHLDNPTGNISYEEAKKIGKHPMIQSAIPISYGDNYKGYRIVGTTKDYFGIYKAELEKGRFVSASMEVVLGATVAAQLHLNIGDTFLSSHGLVENSLDVHQDAITVVGILKPTQKVIDRLLITNLESIWDVHHHEEEKHEEHAAGHHDEHDVHHEENKEITSLLVRFKSKRALVSMPRKINKDTNMQSALPAYELNKLQEYTNIGFKTISGIAYLILVISCLTIFTSLYKMVKERAFDLAILRTYGASNFQLVQMVLYEALTIVFTAFLLGFLFVKTVFFFTLISMQTNYQQDVLQALPFKDLLQIASLIFTMIIVSVVLAIYPIIKMNISTILSNEK; translated from the coding sequence ATGAAAATCTGGAGTATAAGTCTACATAATATAAAATCGAAACCTTTATATACTTTTTTAAGTGTCTTTATTTTGACGCTAAGTATTGCTCTTTTAATAGGAATTCAACAATTAAAAAACGCTTTTAAAAACCAAATTGAAAACAATGTAGGAAATATCGATTTAGTAATAGGAGCAAAGGGAAGTCCGTTACAATTGGTGCTGGCTTCGATATTGCATTTAGACAATCCTACTGGAAATATTTCTTATGAAGAAGCCAAAAAAATTGGCAAGCATCCAATGATACAATCTGCCATACCTATTTCTTATGGCGATAATTACAAAGGATATAGAATTGTAGGAACTACCAAAGACTATTTTGGTATTTACAAGGCGGAATTAGAAAAAGGAAGATTTGTATCAGCCTCTATGGAAGTTGTTTTAGGAGCTACTGTGGCAGCACAATTACATTTAAATATTGGTGATACTTTTTTAAGTTCTCACGGTTTGGTAGAAAATAGTTTAGATGTGCATCAAGATGCAATAACTGTAGTTGGAATATTAAAGCCTACACAAAAAGTTATTGATCGTTTATTGATTACTAATTTAGAAAGCATTTGGGATGTACATCATCATGAAGAGGAAAAACATGAAGAACATGCAGCAGGGCATCATGATGAACACGATGTACACCACGAGGAAAATAAAGAAATCACCTCTTTATTAGTTCGTTTTAAAAGTAAAAGAGCACTTGTAAGCATGCCTAGAAAAATAAATAAAGACACCAATATGCAATCTGCATTGCCTGCTTATGAACTGAATAAACTACAGGAATATACAAACATTGGTTTTAAAACCATTTCAGGAATCGCTTATTTAATTTTAGTAATTTCTTGTCTCACAATTTTTACGAGTTTGTATAAAATGGTAAAAGAACGTGCTTTTGATTTGGCTATTTTGCGTACCTACGGAGCTAGTAATTTTCAATTGGTGCAAATGGTTTTATATGAAGCACTAACTATTGTATTTACAGCCTTTTTATTGGGTTTTCTGTTTGTTAAAACAGTCTTCTTTTTTACACTAATTAGCATGCAAACTAATTATCAGCAAGATGTACTGCAAGCATTGCCTTTTAAAGATTTATTACAAATAGCAAGCCTCATTTTTACAATGATAATTGTATCGGTTGTATTGGCTATTTATCCTATTATAAAAATGAATATTTCAACAATTTTAAGTAATGAAAAATAA
- a CDS encoding ABC transporter ATP-binding protein — MIKTEKLTKKYGDFVALNELSLQVKPGEIYCLLGANGAGKSTTINLLLGFLKATSGTSLINGIDVEKNNLETKKDISYIPENLILYPTLNAVENLDYFSGIGGQNLKKEQLESLLTQAGLQSDAFYKRTNAFSKGMRQKVGIAIALAKQAKVLLLDEPTSGLDPKASNEFGLLLQELKKKNVAILMATHDLFRAKEIATNIGIMKNGQLLEQFVSKDISLSELEKVYLKTMIVNTP, encoded by the coding sequence ATGATTAAAACAGAAAAACTGACAAAGAAATATGGAGATTTTGTTGCCTTAAATGAATTATCCTTACAGGTAAAACCAGGCGAAATATATTGTCTTTTAGGTGCTAATGGAGCGGGAAAATCTACCACTATAAATTTATTGTTAGGTTTTCTAAAAGCAACTTCTGGTACATCATTGATTAATGGAATAGATGTTGAAAAGAACAATTTAGAAACCAAAAAAGACATCTCTTATATTCCCGAAAACTTAATATTGTACCCAACATTGAACGCTGTAGAAAATCTTGATTACTTTTCTGGTATCGGTGGTCAGAATTTAAAAAAGGAACAGTTAGAATCTCTTTTAACACAAGCTGGTTTACAATCGGATGCTTTTTACAAACGCACCAATGCTTTTTCTAAGGGAATGCGACAAAAAGTAGGGATTGCTATTGCACTTGCTAAACAGGCAAAAGTACTTTTGTTAGATGAACCAACCTCTGGTTTAGATCCTAAAGCAAGTAACGAATTTGGTTTATTACTACAAGAACTTAAAAAGAAAAATGTAGCTATTTTAATGGCTACTCACGATCTTTTTAGAGCAAAAGAAATCGCTACAAATATAGGGATTATGAAAAACGGACAATTGTTAGAACAATTTGTTTCTAAAGACATTTCTTTATCAGAATTAGAGAAAGTATATCTTAAAACCATGATTGTAAATACGCCGTAA
- a CDS encoding DUF3526 domain-containing protein → MIKKTIIKEIQELFRDGRVKLSGIIVLLLLLVSVWISRNQYKKSIGEVASAKTEERAVWENQGEKNPHSAAHYGNYVFKPKHPLSLLDQGVNKYTGTSIFLEAHKRNEAQYSSVADQTGLARFGVLSPDFILLFILPLLIILIGYNSVTKEREMETMALLKSQGMVYWKMILGKWVSIFLPIFILTTLLFVLSGMVLSFIEGYTSFSWLSLGLLLLIYLFYYTVFINIVLFISIQVKKSSVSLVVALGVWIISCLVAPKVASNFAESKYPYPTHQEFATTISDAKKEGLDGHNPWSEASKQLEKDVLLEYGVDSLNQLPFNFIAYRMQKGEEYQASIYKKHYAVLKAQFQKQVATYNTLSVISPFLSARFLSMGIARTDYQSHWDFADASESYRIETQKFLNDNYANNTSYMERGYLAKSDTWKNLPKFEYEHVNLSTVLKQQKISMLILLAWVLFTTSLLFVFNRKKN, encoded by the coding sequence ATGATTAAAAAAACAATTATAAAAGAAATCCAAGAGCTCTTTAGAGATGGTCGTGTTAAACTTTCTGGAATTATTGTATTGTTATTATTGCTTGTTTCGGTTTGGATAAGCAGAAATCAATATAAAAAATCGATTGGAGAAGTAGCATCAGCAAAAACAGAAGAACGTGCTGTTTGGGAAAATCAGGGAGAGAAAAATCCGCATTCTGCGGCACATTATGGTAATTATGTATTTAAACCTAAACATCCACTTTCGTTATTAGATCAAGGGGTTAATAAATACACAGGTACTTCTATTTTTTTAGAAGCACACAAACGTAATGAAGCACAATATAGTAGTGTTGCAGACCAAACAGGTTTGGCGCGTTTTGGAGTGCTTTCACCAGATTTTATTTTACTATTTATCTTACCGCTTTTAATTATTTTAATAGGATATAATAGTGTTACCAAAGAAAGAGAAATGGAAACTATGGCTTTATTAAAGAGTCAGGGTATGGTATATTGGAAAATGATTTTAGGAAAGTGGGTCTCTATTTTTCTGCCTATTTTTATTCTTACAACCTTATTATTTGTGCTTTCGGGTATGGTACTCTCATTTATAGAAGGCTATACATCGTTTAGTTGGCTTTCTTTAGGTTTATTGCTATTGATCTATTTATTTTATTATACTGTATTTATCAATATTGTACTTTTTATTTCTATTCAAGTTAAAAAATCGAGTGTGTCGCTTGTTGTCGCATTGGGTGTTTGGATTATCTCTTGCTTAGTAGCGCCAAAAGTTGCTAGTAATTTTGCGGAATCAAAATATCCATATCCAACTCATCAAGAATTTGCGACTACTATTTCTGATGCTAAAAAAGAAGGGTTAGACGGACATAACCCTTGGAGTGAAGCTTCTAAACAATTAGAAAAAGACGTGTTATTAGAATATGGTGTGGATAGTTTAAACCAACTTCCTTTTAATTTTATTGCGTATCGTATGCAAAAAGGAGAGGAGTATCAAGCTAGTATATATAAAAAGCATTATGCTGTTTTAAAGGCACAGTTTCAAAAGCAAGTAGCTACGTACAATACACTTTCTGTTATTTCACCGTTTCTTTCTGCTCGATTTTTATCTATGGGAATTGCTCGTACGGATTATCAATCTCATTGGGATTTTGCTGATGCTTCTGAAAGTTATAGAATTGAAACACAAAAGTTTTTAAATGATAATTACGCGAATAACACAAGTTATATGGAGCGTGGTTATTTAGCAAAATCAGATACTTGGAAAAACCTTCCGAAGTTTGAGTACGAGCATGTAAACTTAAGTACTGTTTTAAAACAACAGAAAATTAGTATGCTTATTTTATTGGCTTGGGTATTGTTTACCACCTCTTTATTATTCGTTTTTAACCGTAAAAAAAATTAA
- a CDS encoding RDD family protein produces the protein MKRLQIKTAQNVNINFTLANVGQRLFAFGVDNVIKFAYLYFAIEILDFRMFQTALEGDSWSLRAIDVLIFLPVTFYSLYSEILLNGQTVGKKLFHLKVINIDGFKPSTTDFIIRWFLRVVDFNLFTLLFVYVASLGLDDEVALLMLLFFFGKMIGFLLILFTDNQQRFGDIIANTVVVYLKDDVQFSETILENISNAYVPTYPNVIKLSDNDVRIIKNTFNSAKKYNDFKTLIKLRSKVLEVTGIKSIHKTDKEFLDVVLKDYNFYTQNM, from the coding sequence ATTTGGAGTAGATAATGTTATAAAATTTGCATATCTCTATTTTGCCATTGAAATTTTAGATTTTAGAATGTTTCAAACCGCATTGGAAGGAGATTCTTGGTCTTTACGTGCCATAGATGTACTCATTTTTCTGCCAGTTACCTTTTATTCTTTGTATTCAGAAATACTCTTAAACGGACAAACAGTAGGTAAAAAATTATTCCATTTAAAGGTAATTAATATTGATGGTTTTAAACCTTCTACAACAGATTTCATCATCCGTTGGTTTTTAAGAGTGGTAGATTTTAACCTTTTTACATTACTATTTGTTTATGTGGCTTCATTAGGATTAGATGATGAAGTAGCTTTATTAATGTTGCTTTTTTTCTTTGGAAAAATGATTGGTTTTTTATTGATATTATTCACAGATAATCAACAACGTTTTGGCGATATCATTGCTAATACGGTTGTTGTTTACCTAAAGGATGATGTACAGTTTTCTGAAACCATCTTAGAAAATATTTCAAATGCTTATGTACCAACGTATCCGAATGTTATTAAACTGTCTGACAATGATGTTCGTATTATTAAAAACACGTTTAATTCAGCAAAGAAATATAACGATTTTAAAACCTTAATAAAACTTCGCTCTAAAGTTTTAGAAGTCACCGGAATAAAATCTATTCACAAAACAGATAAAGAGTTCTTAGATGTTGTTTTAAAGGACTATAATTTCTACACACAGAATATGTAA
- a CDS encoding ABC transporter ATP-binding protein, translating to MLKTSSLTFQYNKNDRIFSFPDIALDKNENLLVIGKSGIGKTTFLHLLAGLLEPVNGTVVVNDIDINALSNHKLDAFRGENIGLVFQKKYAIQALNVFQNLQARLLFSKKPINHKEIEVLLAQLGLSEFKKSSIKTLSEGQLQRLGIALAVIHKPKIILADEPTSSLDDENCEIVMNLLLKQAKQTGANLIVITHDQRVKPFFNKTVLL from the coding sequence ATGCTAAAAACAAGTAGTCTTACTTTTCAATATAATAAAAATGATCGTATTTTTAGTTTTCCTGATATCGCTTTAGATAAAAACGAAAACTTACTCGTTATAGGAAAATCGGGTATTGGTAAGACTACTTTTTTACATTTATTGGCAGGATTATTAGAACCTGTAAATGGGACTGTTGTAGTTAATGATATCGATATTAATGCATTGTCTAACCACAAATTAGATGCTTTTAGAGGGGAGAATATCGGACTTGTATTTCAGAAAAAATATGCAATTCAAGCTTTAAATGTATTTCAAAACCTACAAGCGAGGCTTTTATTTAGTAAAAAACCGATTAATCATAAGGAAATAGAAGTTTTATTAGCGCAATTAGGTTTATCTGAATTTAAAAAAAGTAGCATAAAAACACTTAGTGAAGGCCAATTACAACGTTTAGGTATTGCTTTAGCAGTGATTCATAAACCTAAAATTATTTTAGCAGATGAACCTACTTCTAGTTTAGACGATGAAAATTGTGAAATTGTGATGAATTTACTCCTGAAACAAGCAAAGCAAACTGGAGCGAATTTAATTGTAATTACACATGATCAGAGAGTAAAACCGTTCTTTAATAAAACCGTTTTATTATGA
- a CDS encoding DUF3526 domain-containing protein, with amino-acid sequence MISILLLGLFVFAAFNGENKVEKRKVNISKARTEVQASDKNMLAVLDSLENGMNVHVSRYKIPTSPISIGNYYPRVAAMDPNDMGFLAVGQSDIFTHYVLPTVFGDDFALNFTEMTSPIQLLFGSFDLMFVIVYLLPLLIIAFSYNVLSEEKERGTLRLLASQPISIRKWVLQKLAMRLFCLFVIIIVVSAIVFGFFANVPFISFLSFLALVFCYMLFWFSLAFAINISSSKSAKNALSLLGLWIVFVLLMPSIISQTGDIFYPIPPRTEMISEIREHKAAATKKQDQILDNFLRDHPEYAVNDPSQARSFWHGYIASQQLIKEELEPLFSDYEDKLKKQQSWVSKFQWISPAIITQSALGTMAGTTKEDYNNYQNQVYQFAADWRNYFVPLLYNNKTFNKTMYKELPTFTYAPKKDHSLLYAIVGLLLISVVVIAITMFSYTINLKRKGMVLMQ; translated from the coding sequence TTGATTAGTATTCTTTTATTGGGTTTATTTGTTTTTGCTGCTTTTAATGGCGAAAATAAAGTAGAAAAAAGGAAAGTAAATATTTCGAAAGCAAGAACTGAAGTGCAAGCTTCAGATAAAAACATGCTAGCTGTTTTAGATTCTTTGGAAAACGGAATGAATGTGCATGTGTCTCGTTATAAAATTCCGACGAGCCCAATTTCTATTGGAAATTACTACCCTAGAGTTGCTGCAATGGATCCTAATGATATGGGCTTTTTAGCTGTAGGACAAAGTGATATTTTTACGCATTATGTATTGCCAACCGTATTTGGAGATGATTTTGCACTGAATTTCACCGAAATGACCAGTCCAATTCAGTTGCTTTTTGGAAGTTTCGATTTAATGTTTGTCATCGTTTATTTACTTCCGTTGCTTATTATAGCATTTTCTTACAATGTTTTATCCGAAGAAAAAGAAAGAGGTACTTTACGTTTGTTGGCATCACAACCGATCTCTATTAGAAAATGGGTATTGCAAAAATTAGCCATGCGCTTGTTTTGTTTGTTTGTCATTATTATTGTGGTATCCGCCATTGTATTTGGTTTTTTCGCTAATGTACCTTTTATAAGTTTCCTTTCGTTTTTAGCCCTGGTATTTTGTTATATGCTATTTTGGTTTAGTTTGGCTTTTGCTATTAATATTAGTAGCTCTAAATCTGCAAAAAACGCTTTGTCTCTTTTAGGATTATGGATTGTTTTTGTATTGCTAATGCCTTCTATTATCAGTCAGACCGGAGATATTTTTTATCCAATTCCGCCAAGAACAGAAATGATTAGTGAAATACGCGAACACAAAGCAGCAGCTACTAAAAAGCAAGATCAAATATTAGATAACTTTTTAAGAGATCACCCCGAATATGCTGTAAATGATCCATCTCAAGCGCGTTCGTTTTGGCACGGATATATTGCTTCTCAGCAATTAATTAAAGAAGAATTGGAACCACTTTTCTCTGATTATGAAGATAAATTAAAAAAACAACAATCTTGGGTATCTAAATTTCAATGGATATCTCCAGCAATTATTACGCAAAGTGCCTTAGGTACTATGGCAGGTACTACAAAAGAAGATTATAACAATTACCAAAATCAAGTGTATCAATTTGCTGCAGATTGGCGTAATTATTTTGTTCCTTTATTGTACAACAACAAAACGTTTAATAAAACGATGTATAAGGAATTACCAACATTTACGTATGCGCCTAAAAAAGATCATTCTTTACTTTATGCCATTGTTGGTTTGTTACTAATTTCTGTGGTTGTTATTGCCATTACCATGTTTAGTTATACCATCAATTTAAAAAGAAAAGGAATGGTATTGATGCAATAA
- a CDS encoding 5'-nucleotidase C-terminal domain-containing protein, translated as MKLLHFICGLLLVVSCKKADQQLTKITAKNIAIDITFVPSTKITNLIAPYKEQLTGDMQETLTYTPIKLTKQNIGRQSTLGNLLADMCVAVANPLFKEKTNNSIDFSMFNSGGIRASIPAGNITKEHAFKLMPFDNELVVATLTGDKIKELVTYFIKNSAAHPLSKNIELTITGDTYTLLINGKPLDKKNTYTVLTSDYLQDGGDKMNFFKNPVALTVLDYKMRDAIIDYFKKVDTLQTTIDNRVKLN; from the coding sequence ATGAAATTATTACATTTTATTTGCGGTCTACTGCTTGTAGTTTCTTGCAAAAAAGCCGATCAGCAACTCACAAAAATAACGGCTAAAAACATTGCTATAGACATTACATTTGTACCATCTACAAAAATAACAAATCTCATAGCACCTTATAAAGAACAACTTACCGGTGATATGCAAGAAACCTTAACGTATACACCTATAAAGTTAACCAAGCAAAATATTGGCAGACAAAGTACTTTAGGCAACCTATTGGCAGATATGTGTGTAGCAGTGGCAAACCCACTTTTTAAAGAGAAAACTAATAATTCTATCGATTTTTCGATGTTTAATAGTGGCGGAATTCGTGCGAGCATTCCGGCAGGAAACATCACCAAAGAACACGCATTTAAATTAATGCCATTCGATAATGAATTGGTTGTTGCTACCCTTACAGGTGATAAAATAAAAGAATTAGTTACCTATTTTATAAAAAACAGCGCCGCACATCCTTTGTCTAAAAATATAGAACTTACCATTACAGGAGACACGTATACATTACTAATTAATGGCAAGCCATTGGATAAAAAGAATACCTATACTGTATTAACTTCAGATTATTTACAAGATGGAGGCGATAAAATGAACTTTTTTAAAAATCCTGTAGCATTAACTGTATTAGATTACAAAATGAGAGATGCTATTATAGATTACTTTAAAAAAGTAGATACATTACAAACTACCATTGATAACCGTGTAAAACTGAACTAA